A region of the Deltaproteobacteria bacterium genome:
GACTTCATCGGCCGGGCCAACCTGATTCAGGCTCGGGTCACATCCCAGACCGGCGACTTCACCGTGGTCGAAAGCCCCCTGGGCACCATCTCCTGCCAGAAAAGAGACTTTGCCGTGGGCTCGGAGGCAACCCTCTGCATCCGTCCCGAATTCATCCGGGTCGTGTCCGGGGACGGGCCGAAAGGCCCCAACTTGGTCCAAGGCGCGGTCGATTCCCTGGTCTTTGTCGGCGAGGCCTTCGAGATGGAGATCGTGGCCAATGGCCAGCGGCTCCTGGCCAAGGTCGACGCCGACACCCGCATCCAGGAGGGCGACCCCTTGCACTTCGTTCTGAATCCGGCCCACTGCATGCTGGTCGAGGCCTAGGGGGAGAGATGGATACCGGCCGCTCCAAACTGACCTGGTCGCTGATCCTCATTGTCGGAGCCCTGACAGTCTGTCCGGTGATCATGCTGATTTTGGGCAGTTTTTCAGAGGGCCTGACCGCCTTTGGCAGCTTCACCGTCCAGAAATACGTCGATGCCTACACCGACCCGGCCCTGGCAGGGATCATTGTCAACACCGTGGTCTTCGTCCTTGGCTCGTCGACCCTGGCCACCACCCTGGCCCTGTTCCTGGCCTATCTAAACAACCGTACCGACATTCCCTGCAAATTTTTGTTCAGGATCATCTCCATCATTCCCATGATGATCCCCCACGTCCTGTTCTCCGTGAGCTGGGCCCTGCTGCTCAATCCATCCAACGGGCTCATCAATCTGGTCTTCAAGCAGGCCTTCTTCCTGGAGAGCGCCCCTCTGAACATCTATTCCCTCTGGGGGATGATCCTAGTGGAGGGCCTGCTGGACCTGCCCATCGCCTACCTGATCATCGCCCCGGCCATGGCCTCCTTTGACGTGGCCCTGGAGGAGTCCTCCAAAGTCTGCGGGGCCGGGGCCTGGCGGACCCTGCTCCGCGTGACCCTGCCCGTGCTTCGGCCAGCCATACTGGCCGCCTTCATCCTGGGTGTGGTCCGAAGCCTGGCCTCCTTTGCCGTGCCCTCGGTCATCGGCATGCCCGGCCGGGTCTACGTCCTGGCCACCCACCTCTACCAGATGATCTCCACCGGCTTCTCTACGGACTACGGCAAGGCCGCGGCCGTGGGCATGAGCGTTTTGGCCGCGTCCATCACCCTCATCTTTATCTATCGGGCCATGACGGCCGAGAGCGAGAAGTACGTGACCATCTCCAGTCGCGGCTACCGGCCTACGGTCGTCCCCCTCAAAGCGGCCCGAATCCCCCTCTTCGCAGTGGTGGCCCTTTTGTCATTCGTGCTCATCGTCCTGCCCGTGGCCGTGCTCTTCTACACATCCCTGGTGCCCTACTCCATGGTCCCCAGCGCCAAGGCCTTCTCCCTCATGAGCTGGAAGCACTGGATCGAGGTCCTGAAGGATCCCATTTCGCTGCTCTCTCTCAAGAACAGCCTCTACCTCGGGGTGGGCGGAGCCACCTTGGGGGTGGCCCTGTCGGTCTTCGTGGCCTACACTATCGTCAAGGTGAAGACCAAGGCCGCGGGAATTTTGGAATCCCTGAGCTTCTTATCCTTTTCCTTCCCCGGAATCGTCATCGGCGTGGGTTTCATGTGGTTCTTCGTCCGCACTCCCCTCTACGCCACCATCTGGGCCCTGCTCATCGGCTACATCGCCACCTACCTGCCGTACGGGGTCCGCCCCCTGGCCAGCGCCTTCATCCAGGTCCACAGCCACCTGGAGGAATCCTCCCTGGTCTGTGGAGCCGGCCGCATGACGACCATGCGTCGGATCATCATTCCGCTTCTCGTGCCGGGCATGGTTTCGGGCTGGATTCTCATGGCCACCATGTTCGTCCGCGAGCTTACGCTG
Encoded here:
- a CDS encoding iron ABC transporter permease is translated as MDTGRSKLTWSLILIVGALTVCPVIMLILGSFSEGLTAFGSFTVQKYVDAYTDPALAGIIVNTVVFVLGSSTLATTLALFLAYLNNRTDIPCKFLFRIISIIPMMIPHVLFSVSWALLLNPSNGLINLVFKQAFFLESAPLNIYSLWGMILVEGLLDLPIAYLIIAPAMASFDVALEESSKVCGAGAWRTLLRVTLPVLRPAILAAFILGVVRSLASFAVPSVIGMPGRVYVLATHLYQMISTGFSTDYGKAAAVGMSVLAASITLIFIYRAMTAESEKYVTISSRGYRPTVVPLKAARIPLFAVVALLSFVLIVLPVAVLFYTSLVPYSMVPSAKAFSLMSWKHWIEVLKDPISLLSLKNSLYLGVGGATLGVALSVFVAYTIVKVKTKAAGILESLSFLSFSFPGIVIGVGFMWFFVRTPLYATIWALLIGYIATYLPYGVRPLASAFIQVHSHLEESSLVCGAGRMTTMRRIIIPLLVPGMVSGWILMATMFVRELTLSVVLSRPGTEVLAVQILRFAEDGLWGRLSALGIMMIFISTALVLLATLVGSRFKPAGT